GTGCAGCCGGTGCTGCTGGATAACGAAGGCAAGGTGCTGGAGGGCGCGACCGAAGGCAACCTGGCGATTGCCGATTCATGGCCGGGCCAGGCGCGTACCCTGTTCGGCAATCACGATCGCTTTGAACAGACCTACTTCTCCACCTTTAAGAATATGTACTTCAGCGGCGACGGTGCGCGGCGCGATGAGGACGGCGACTACTGGATCACCGGCCGCGTTGACGATGTGCTGAATATCTCCGGCCACCGGCTGGGCACGGCGGAGATTGAGTCCGCGCTGGTTTCCCACCCGAAAATTGCCGAAGCGGCGGTGGTCGGCATTCCGCACAGTCTGAAGGGCCAGGCCATTTACGCCTATATCACTCTGAACAGCGGCGAAGAGCCGACGCCGGAGCTGTACACCGAGGTGCGTAACTGGGTGCGAAAAGAGATCGGCCCGATCGCCACGCCGGACGTGCTGCACTGGACCGACTCGCTGCCAAAAACCCGCTCCGGCAAAATTATGCGGCGCATTCTGCGCAAAATTGCCACCGGCGATACCGGCAATCTCGGCGATACCTCCACGCTGGCCGATCCGGGCGTGGTGGAGAAGCTGCTGGAAGAGAAACAGACCATTAAGATGCCGTAACTCACAGGGGCCTCCGTGCCCCTGTTTTACCTGCCGCAGAGCAGGGCCTGCCGTAATGCTCTTTCATTCGAAACACCGTTGATATCAATAACAAAAAACTCCCTGATCGGGGCGTGGTGCCTGTCCGCACCCCTCCGTTCACCATCTCTGGAGGCGTTAATGAACGATGTCATCATCCAACGCATTGAACACAGTGCGCGCTTTAAGGAGCTGGTCAGCAAGCGCCAGGCCTTTGCCACCCTGCTGTCGCTGATTATGCTGGTGCTCTACGTCGGCTTTATCCTGCTGATCGCCTTTGCCCCCGGCTGGCTCGGCACCCCGCTGCACGCCGGCACCAGCGTGACGCGCGGCATCCCGATCGGCGTCGGCCTGATCGTCATCTCCTTTGTGCTGACCGGCGTCTACGTCTGGCGCGCCAACGGTGAATTTGACCGCCTGACCCGCGAACTGCTTGCCGAGGTGAAGCAATGAAACAGCCTTTACGCCTGTTCAGCCTGCTGGCGCTGCTGCCGGTACCGGCGCTGGCGGCCGACGCCATCAGCGGCGCGGTCGAGCGTCAGCCGACCAATATTGAAGCGATCGTGATGTTCCTGATTTTCGTCGCCGCCACGCTGGGGATCACCTACTGGGCGTCGAAGCGCACCCGTTCGCGCAGCGACTACTATACCGCCGGCGGCAACATTACCGGCTTCCAGAACGGCCTGGCGATGGCCGGTGACTTTATGTCAGCCGCCTCGTTCCTCGGTATTTCGGCGCTGGTCTATACCTCCGGCTACGACGGGCTTATCTACTCGCTCGGTTTCCTGGTGGGCTGGCCGATTATCCTGTTCCTGATTGCCGAACGGCTGCGCAATCTTGGCCGCTACACTTTTGCCGACGTCGCCTCTTACCGTCTGCAGCAGAAGCCGATCCGCACCCTCTCCGCCTGCGGTTCGCTGGTGGTGGTGGCGCTGTATCTGATTGCGCAGATGGTCGGTGCCGGCAAGCTGATCCAGCTGCTGTTTGGCCTCGACTATCACGTGGCGGTGGTGCTGGTGGGCATTCTGATGGTGCTCTACGTGCTGTTTGGCGGCATGCTGGCCACCACCTGGGTGCAGATTATTAAGGCGGTGCTGCTGCTGTTCGGCGCCAGCTTTATGGCAATTATGGTGATGAAGAGCGTCGGCTTCAGCTTTAATACGCTGTTCAGCGAGGCGATGAAGGTCCATCCGAAAGGCGTTGATATTATGAGCCCGGGCGGGCTGGTGAAAGATCCGATCTCGGCGCTGTCGCTCGGGCTGGGGCTGATGTTTGGTACCGCCGGGCTGCCGCATATTCTGATGCGCTTCTTCACCGTCAGCGACGCCCGCGAGGCGCGTAAAAGCGTGTTTTACGCCACCGGCTTTATGGGTTACTTCTACTTCCTGACCTTTATTATCGGCTTCGGTGCCATTCTGCTGGTCGGTGCCAACCCGGCGTTTAAAGACGCCGCGGGCGCGCTGATTGGAGGCAATAATATGGCGGCGGTGCATCTGGCCGACGCGGTGGGCGGTAGCCTGTTCCTCGGCTTTATCTCCGCCGTGGCCTTTGCCACCATTCTGGCGGTGGTGGCCGGGCTGACGCTGGCCGGGGCATCGGCGGTGTCGCACGATCTCTATGCCAGCGTGTTCCGTAAGGGGCAGGCAAGCGAGAAAGATGAGCTGCGGGTGTCGAAAATCACCGTGCTGGTGCTGGGGGTGGTGGCGATTGCGCTGGGCATTCTGTTTGAGAAGCAGAACATCGCCTTTATGGTCGGGCTGGCGTTCTCGATCGCCGCCAGTTGTAACTTCCCGATTATCCTGTTGTCGATGTACTGGTCGAAGCTGACCACCCGCGGCGCGATGATCGGCGGCTGGCTGGGGCTGCTGACGGCGGTGGGGCTGATGATCCTCGGCCCGACGGTGTGGGTGCAGGTGCTGGGCCACGCGAAGCCGATATATCCGTATGAGTATCCGGCGCTGTTTTCGATGCTGGCCGCCTTTATCGGGACCTGGCTGTTCTCGGTGACCGATAACTCCGCCAGCGGCGCGCAGGAGCGCCAGCGCTTCCAGGCGCAGTTTATCCGTTCACAGACCGGGATTGGGATTGAGGGTGGTAAGGGGCACTGATGCAGTAACGAGAGCCGGGCATGGCTGAATACTGTGCCCGTCTCAGGCAAGGGCCAGGGCTTGACACCGTGCCCGGCTCAGGGAGCCTGTACACTCCGCAAAGACGCAACAAGCGTCATCCATGACAGCTCAGCGCGGGCCCTCCCTGGCCCGCGATGCTTTGCTCCGTGTACAGGCTCCCTTCGCTTTAGGTTCGGAGCTGCCTGAAGGTAAAAAATCGTTAACAACGTCTCTGGCTCAGGGAGCCTGTACACTCCGCAAAGACGCAAAAAGCATCATCCCTGATAGCTCAGCACGGGCCCTCCCTGGCCCGTGATGCTTTGCTCCGTGTACAGGCTCCCATCGCTTTACGTTCAGAGTTGCCTTCAAGAAGATGGATGAGCAGCGCCGAGCGTGCAGCTACCGTCTTGAACATCAACTCACTAACCCAATAAGCCAGGCACAAGTCCCCAGAATAACCTGCTCAGACAGCAACACAATCGCCAGAGAAAGCACCATCTGCCAGAGCAACTCAGCAGGCTAAGCTAATATTTGGAAGATGTGTATGTTAGTGCGGATGCAGAAGTGACTGAGAGAATCAGGCAAATTCCTACTCATTCTTGACTGAATTGGAAATCAATATTACATGATAGTTTATTAGCGCCGAATACTATGTTGAATATGTTATAATTTCCTCATATTCCTGCGCACAGGGGGGGGGGTAAAAACAGACCATATTCACAAGCCAAAATTAACGATTTATAAAACCCAACCAAACAACCAATAAACCTCACAGACACATGATAAAAACATAGATCAACAGCACTCAATCCAATAAAAGATAAAGCACACTCAGCAAAACCATCATCAACAAAAAACAAATCAAAAAAAACTGAACCTTAGTATAGCTGGCATGAGCAGTTAAAATGCCATACTGTATAGACTTTAAAAAAACACATGTGCATTCAGACGTACTTTCATGATTAATGTGAAGAAAAAGATGCTTCTTTATAAGGCACTCGTCATCTTTACAGAAATAAAACCCTCAATAATGTAAAAAGGATCCATTATGATAAACTTTTTTTCTAATTATGAGTGTGAGGATAAAAAAATAAGATCGTTTTTGGAAAGAAACCTAAAAGGTTATGGGAATTTTCTATATTCTTACTTCATCATTAACAAAAAAGACACTGGAAAAATCAAGATAATATCTAACTACCCTACTGAATGGATTGATATATACAAATCCCATAAATTTCAGTACATAGACCCTGTTGTTTTACATGCACTAAAAAGAACCAGTCCTTTTTTATGGGGTGAAAGTATTGACACTGCATCAAAAATATTTACTTACTCTAAAAAACATAATATCAAGAATGGATTTACATTTGTGCTCCATGACAACATTAATAATATTGCATTGCTTTCATTACTGACAGAAAAAAATGATGTTTGTAAAAATGAAAACATAATAATAAATAATACAGCTGAACTTCAGATGCTACTTATAAAAACTCACGAAAGATACTTTTCAACACTGAAGGACTACGCCACCACAAAGACAATGGACCGAAGTTGTTATGATGGTATATTTTCCACAAGAGAGAATGAGATACTTTATTGGGCAAGCATGGGTAAGACCTACCAGGACATCTCAATCATTCTCGATCTTAAGGTTGGAACAGTTAAGTTTCATATGGCTAAGGTAGTAAAAAAATTAGGAGTAGTAAATGCTAAACATGCCATTCACCTGGGAACAGAACTAAATATTATCATCACTCCTGACTCTGCTTATTGAAATAGATGATATCTTCTTGAAAATTAAGTTATCCCTAAAAATAAAAATGAGTGTGGGAGGGTATAATGAACACTCTCATTTCTTTCTGAGATTCCTTCTTCTACTATGTCTCCCATACATGCCGCAGATGAAAGAATTTTCAACATCGGGTAATTAAACATGACCCAGATACCATCGTGATTTTATCACGTGCAAAACTAATCATTTCCGAACACAACCTTAGACTTATAATAAAACCTCTTGAGCGCAGTCTCTTTGCCTTTTTTATCGACAAATATACGACTGGACTCCAGAAAATGCCCCTGAGGAAGATTTATACTATCAAAGAAATCACTAAAGGTATTTATAATCATATTAGGAAACTTTAAATCTATAAGACGAACACCGCAAACAAGATTTTCACAGTCAAATCCTAAGAGATAACTTGCGTTTTCGTTGTCATATTCATCAAACTCCATATGACTATCTCCCACAACTTTCCAGTTTAGTCTTTCTTTAAAGGTCTCAAATCTCAGAAAAAACATTTCATTAGCAAGCGAGCGCGGCAACTCGTGAAAAGAAAACAACTTAATGGCCATCATAAAAAACACCTTATTAAATTTAAAAAATATCATTTAATTAGATAAAACCCTGTTCAACTCCTGGAGTCAGTCGTTTATTTATGGAGCTTATTTCCATAAGGAATCAAAAATGAAACCTTAGTAGACGCCTATAAAACCCAGGCAGTGAACATAGGTATAGTACCAGACTATACCTATGCACAGATTAAACTTAAGAAAATCATGTGCATTATTACACAGTTCGTTTTTTATTAAAAAATAAGGCTATTAATCGTGATTATCAATGAGGACTGAGTATGAAAAAGGAGACATCCGGATGTGACTGGCACCGTGCCGATATCCTCGCCGCAGTGAGGAAAAAATATGGTTCCCTCGCCGCACTTTCGAGGGCTCACGGACTCAGTCCGGGGACGTTGAGCAACGCACTGACACGCCCGTGGACTAAAGGTGAAGAGATTATTGCAGAGGCTATCGGCGCCAAAGCAGAAGAAATATGGCCTTCTCGTTACCTGTATATGAGCGGTGGGGTGTTGAAACCTATCCATCGCTTTAAGATTGAGAGTACGTATCATCGCCTGAAGCCACGCCCATGATTCAAAGAGCGAGAAAAGCGCCCTGCTCTTCAGGCATGTTATGAGTAACTCAACGCCTTCCCGAGTGGGCAACAAAGTCTGGCTCAAGTGTAGTGCTGTTAGGATCGGCTATTTAATGCCTGGCTGAAAAAAACGTCTCACAGCAGCTCAGCAGCTTAAGAGCTATCGGGTATATCCGGGTTAGCGGACCGTCGGCGGCCATGGATGGCCGCCGCCGAGCGTACAGCAGGCAAGAACAAACGCATCCACCCGGTCCGTTTTGGTCAGGATCCCCATGCCATTAGCAAAGTTCCTCACGCGGGCCGGATTAGCGATAACCACTCTGACGCCCTGGTCGTAAAGGCCAAAGGCCAGATGTTCGTGATAGGTGCCCGTGGGTTCCAGAACGACCTGCAGGTCGGCCACGTTCACTTTCCTGGCCACAACCCATTCAAGAACGGCCGCTGCAACCCGGGGACCATTGCTCAGTACTTTCGTTTTCTTCCTGCCGTCGGGACCGTCGGGAAGCAGGCAGAGGTCGATTTTACTTTTTCCAACGTCAATACCTAACTGGATCATCATGCATCTCCTTTCACATATAACCATCACGCCCATTATCCTTGTGCATGCGGAGTCAGTGCTCCCGGCAACCGTTCAAAGTCTGTTCTGGCGTGAAAGGTGAAGCAGGGGATTTATGCTGTACGACAAGGTCATAACCTTATGGATGTATCAAATTCACCCTGTTTCAGATGGTGGTAGCTAACCACCACCCACTACAAGATTCAAGATACAAGGGAGGTATTTACAGCGTGTCCGCGTTCCGGATATACCCGATAAGCCAGGTACCGAAACCGGCAGCGCCCGGTACTGAAAGCGGGCACTCCGATACGCCGGGCAACCGAACTGACAGCGACCAGAACGTAAAATGAACTCCCTGATACGCCGGGCACTGGAATCAGCAGCGATTTCTGCTCTGTGCGGGACAATTCCTGGCCCGTGATGCTTTGCTCCATGTACAGACTCTCTTCACTTTACGTTCGGAGTTGCCTGAAGGAAGAGCACCGCGCCCGACTCCCATCGTTTTGCATTGTCCGCAGGAGTCATCGCCTGCGGGTTCAGTGATCGACAGGCTCAGGCAGCGACGCCAGAAATTTCGGGCAATCGGGTCTTTCCGGATAAGCGGACCGTCAGCGGCCAGGGACGTGTTCATAGCGTGTCCGTGTTCCGGAAAGACCCGATACGCCGGGCACCGGAACACGCAGCGACTTCTGCTTTGTGCGGGCCATCCATGACCCGTGATGCTTTGCTCCGTGTACAGGCTCCCTGCGCTTTAGGTTCGGAGCTGCCTGAAAGAAAACACCTTTCAAGATACAGCCTCCCTGCGCTTAACGTTCCGAGTTGCCTGTAGGCAGAACAGGTTAGAAGTGCAGTGCCGCACCCACGTAAGGGCCGTTGGCGACGACGTTGTCTTTACGACCGTCTTTGCCGTTCAGGCTCATATATTTGTAGCCCACGCTGACGTCAACCAGCGAGATCGGCTGGAAGCTGACGCCGGCAGCGGCTTCCTGATAGTTGTCGATGTGGCTGGAGGTCGCGTCCGGCGCGTAGAAGTACTCACCGTAGACGTTAAACATGCTGGTTACCGGCACCTTAACGCCGCCGCCGATGGCGATGGCATAGCCGTCACGGGTGTCTTTCGGGTTGGTGGACAGTGCTTTGACGGTCGGTGACAGGAACACGTCGCCGACCGCCACGTTGTAGCCCAGACCAAGGCTTTCCACGTTGCCGTCGTGGTCGCTGCGCAGCCAGTCGCCGGACAGCGCAAAGCCCGGGGTGTTGGTGCCCAGACCGACGTGAACGTCAGTGTAGTCTTTGCCCACGCTCACGCCGCCTTCGATAGCCTGGGCAGAGCCTGCCAGCGCCAGCAGTGCCAGCGCACCGGTTGTCATTGCCACTCTTTTCATTGTTTTCTCCTGGTAAAAATTACGCATGCCGCAAGGCGGCGAGCGTGAAGACTAAAGCAATCACACTAAGAATTATATGAGAAACAGGGGAAAGCGCCTGAATTTGATTAACATTACAAAAATGGCGGTAAGCAAATATTTCTTATCCGGCCCACATCAGGTGACCAATGGCCGGGGCCAGCACCACGGTGAGAATACCGGACAGCATCATCACCAGGCTGGATACCACGCCCTCCTGTGCACCCAGTTCGTAAGCACGGGCGGTACCGGCACCGTGGGAGGCGGCACCAAAGCCCGCACCCTTCGCCATCCCCTGGGTTATTGCCAGCCGCAGGAAAAGAATATCCCCCACGGCCATGCCAAATACCCCGGTGATCACCACAAACAGCGCCACCAGGTCCGGCTGGCCGCCGAGCTGTTTCGCCGCCGCCAGCGCAAACGGCGTGGTGATCGAACGCACCGCCAGGCTGCGCTGAATAGCCTCGGGCAGCATCAGCAACCGGGCCAGCCACACCGAGCTGAACACGGCGACCAGCGTGGCGACGATCACCCCGGCGGTCAGCGACAGCCAGTGGCGGCGAATAATCGCCAGGTTTTCATATACCGGCACGGCAAACGCAAGCGTCGCCGGGCCGAGCAGCCACAGCAGCCAGCGGCTCTCACCGATATAGTCCTGCCAGGAGACTTTTGTTACCAGCAGCAGCGCCACCAGCACCATCGGCGTCATCACCAGCGGCATCAGCAGCAGACGGTGCCAGCGGCGGTAGAGGCGCTTATTGCAGAAGTAGACGCCCAGCGTGACCAGCAGGCACACCACGCTCAGCAGCAGATCACGCATGACGTTTAGCCTCCCGCCGCGCGCTCAGCCAGCACTCAAAACGGTAGACCCGCTCCACCACCACGCTGGTCGCCGCCAGCACCAGCAGGGTACTGACGCCGATCACCAGCAGAATGCGCCAGCCCTCCAGCCGCAGCAGCTCCGCATAGTTCACCACCGCCACCACCGCCGGGATAAAGAACAGCAGCATTTCGGCCAGCAGCCAGTTCGCGCCGGCTTTGACCCAGCCGAGCGGCAGCACCCGCAGCACGATCATCGCCAGCAACAGCAGCAGGCCGACGATATTGGCCGGCAGCGGCAGGTGCAGCCAGATCACCAGTTGCTCAGAGAATACAAACAGCGCGATGTAGAGTAAGACCTGCAGTGGCACCTGCAGGCGCTGCCGCCAGGCGGGGGCAGACGGTAGCGGGCCGGTCAGGTGCTGTGGGGTGCTGCGACTCACTTTTTATCCTCGGTAGTACTTCGACAGAAATGATTATAAATCCGCGACAAAGGGTGAAAAAAATGAATTAATATTATTCCAGCTATGCCAGAAAGGAATGATGATGGACGTTCGCGCGTTGCGCTATTTTGTGGAAGTGGTTCGCCAGCAGAGTTTTACCCGCGCGGCGGAACAGCTGTACGTCACCCAGCCGACCATCAGCAAGATGCTGCGCCAGCTGGAAGAGGAGCTGGGCTGCACGCTGCTGCTGCGCGAAGGGCGCAGGCTGCATCTGACCGACACCGGCCAGGCGGTCTATCAGCGCGGGCTGACTATCCTGCAGGAGTTTAAACAGCTGGAAGCCGAGATCAGCGAT
This portion of the Erwinia sp. E602 genome encodes:
- a CDS encoding DUF485 domain-containing protein → MNDVIIQRIEHSARFKELVSKRQAFATLLSLIMLVLYVGFILLIAFAPGWLGTPLHAGTSVTRGIPIGVGLIVISFVLTGVYVWRANGEFDRLTRELLAEVKQ
- the actP gene encoding cation/acetate symporter ActP, producing MKQPLRLFSLLALLPVPALAADAISGAVERQPTNIEAIVMFLIFVAATLGITYWASKRTRSRSDYYTAGGNITGFQNGLAMAGDFMSAASFLGISALVYTSGYDGLIYSLGFLVGWPIILFLIAERLRNLGRYTFADVASYRLQQKPIRTLSACGSLVVVALYLIAQMVGAGKLIQLLFGLDYHVAVVLVGILMVLYVLFGGMLATTWVQIIKAVLLLFGASFMAIMVMKSVGFSFNTLFSEAMKVHPKGVDIMSPGGLVKDPISALSLGLGLMFGTAGLPHILMRFFTVSDAREARKSVFYATGFMGYFYFLTFIIGFGAILLVGANPAFKDAAGALIGGNNMAAVHLADAVGGSLFLGFISAVAFATILAVVAGLTLAGASAVSHDLYASVFRKGQASEKDELRVSKITVLVLGVVAIALGILFEKQNIAFMVGLAFSIAASCNFPIILLSMYWSKLTTRGAMIGGWLGLLTAVGLMILGPTVWVQVLGHAKPIYPYEYPALFSMLAAFIGTWLFSVTDNSASGAQERQRFQAQFIRSQTGIGIEGGKGH
- a CDS encoding LuxR family transcriptional regulator — its product is MINFFSNYECEDKKIRSFLERNLKGYGNFLYSYFIINKKDTGKIKIISNYPTEWIDIYKSHKFQYIDPVVLHALKRTSPFLWGESIDTASKIFTYSKKHNIKNGFTFVLHDNINNIALLSLLTEKNDVCKNENIIINNTAELQMLLIKTHERYFSTLKDYATTKTMDRSCYDGIFSTRENEILYWASMGKTYQDISIILDLKVGTVKFHMAKVVKKLGVVNAKHAIHLGTELNIIITPDSAY
- a CDS encoding acyl-homoserine-lactone synthase, with the protein product MMAIKLFSFHELPRSLANEMFFLRFETFKERLNWKVVGDSHMEFDEYDNENASYLLGFDCENLVCGVRLIDLKFPNMIINTFSDFFDSINLPQGHFLESSRIFVDKKGKETALKRFYYKSKVVFGND
- a CDS encoding helix-turn-helix transcriptional regulator, with the protein product MKKETSGCDWHRADILAAVRKKYGSLAALSRAHGLSPGTLSNALTRPWTKGEEIIAEAIGAKAEEIWPSRYLYMSGGVLKPIHRFKIESTYHRLKPRP
- a CDS encoding transposase; the protein is MMIQLGIDVGKSKIDLCLLPDGPDGRKKTKVLSNGPRVAAAVLEWVVARKVNVADLQVVLEPTGTYHEHLAFGLYDQGVRVVIANPARVRNFANGMGILTKTDRVDAFVLACCTLGGGHPWPPTVR
- a CDS encoding YfaZ family outer membrane protein codes for the protein MKRVAMTTGALALLALAGSAQAIEGGVSVGKDYTDVHVGLGTNTPGFALSGDWLRSDHDGNVESLGLGYNVAVGDVFLSPTVKALSTNPKDTRDGYAIAIGGGVKVPVTSMFNVYGEYFYAPDATSSHIDNYQEAAAGVSFQPISLVDVSVGYKYMSLNGKDGRKDNVVANGPYVGAALHF
- a CDS encoding LrgB family protein, encoding MRDLLLSVVCLLVTLGVYFCNKRLYRRWHRLLLMPLVMTPMVLVALLLVTKVSWQDYIGESRWLLWLLGPATLAFAVPVYENLAIIRRHWLSLTAGVIVATLVAVFSSVWLARLLMLPEAIQRSLAVRSITTPFALAAAKQLGGQPDLVALFVVITGVFGMAVGDILFLRLAITQGMAKGAGFGAASHGAGTARAYELGAQEGVVSSLVMMLSGILTVVLAPAIGHLMWAG
- a CDS encoding CidA/LrgA family protein — its product is MSRSTPQHLTGPLPSAPAWRQRLQVPLQVLLYIALFVFSEQLVIWLHLPLPANIVGLLLLLAMIVLRVLPLGWVKAGANWLLAEMLLFFIPAVVAVVNYAELLRLEGWRILLVIGVSTLLVLAATSVVVERVYRFECWLSARREAKRHA